CACGAGTCATGCTCCTCACTCTCATCCGTGTTGGACTCGTACTCCGAGGCGATGCCCGACTCGCGAAACTTGATGAGCTCCAGGCTGCCCAGGAGCGGCTCTGACGGTGACGCGGTGCCCGGCGGGAAGCGGAAGTACTCCAGCTTCACCAAGCAGTCACTCCTACCTATGGGGCTGCCCAGGGCATGGGCGGAGTCGGGGCTAGGGCCCAGCAGCGGCAGGTGTAGGTCCTCAGGCTTCGGGGTGGTGGGGTCGCACAGCACTGGCAGGGCATTGCAGCGGTAGGTGATCTCCAGCAGACTGTCCTGGGAACCTACTGGAAGAGAGGAGGGCAGTCGGAGTGGGCACGGCCTAGGGCATCACTGACCCCTCACACAGGCTGGCAGACAGCCACCAGGCACACAGGCCTGCTCTAGATCTCAACCCATGGCCAAGAGCTGAAGCTGATGGAGGGTGGAGAGGTAGGTGAGCATCTAGCTGAACGAACAACAACAGGGAAAAGCATGGACAGCCCCCAAAGATAACACCCCCCCAacatctgcacacacacacccccgtacCCCTGACGTGCACATGGCCCTGCCCCAATAACACCCAGCCCCCGCATGCCCACCATATACAACCACAGCCCTGATGTGCACACGGCGCTGTCCCAATACACCCAGCCCCCACAAACCCACCGTGAACTGCTCCTGCACCCCTGACATATGCACACCTTGAAAACACCcagcccccacatccccaccacacacaaacaccccacaCACCTGTCACGTGCACACCGCCCTGCCCCAATAACACCTAGCCTCCGCATGCCCACCTCCCCACTCCTGACATGTGCACATGATCCTGACCCATAACACCCAGCCCTCGCATGCCCACCATACACAAACACCCCTGCACCCCTGACATGTACACGTCTCTGCCCTGATAACACCCATCCCCCGCACACCCGCCACACACAAACATTCCCCCCACACCTCTGACATCTGCACATGACCCTGGTAACACACAGCCGCAGCACACCCACCACACAGAAACAGCCCCTCACCCCTGACATGTGCACATGGCCCTGCCCCAATAACACCCAGCCCCTGCGCCCACAGCTTCCCCCTCAGAGCTGAGGGAAGTACACACAGGGACTCTCCCTGCAGGGTGCCCATTATAAATTCTCCCTGGGCATCCTGGCACTGGGACCAGGAGACATGGGGCAGTCTCTTGCATGCCACAAACCCTGGGGTGCAAAGGGGTGGGGCTGTCTAGCTGCTGTGGgttaccacccccaccccacaagggGATGTGGTCATTGCAGGCCTGAGTCAGGCAGTGAGTTGGGGCACTGACCCCTGGGAACTGGGCTGACGTGTGCATGGCACACCCACCCTAGCCATGGGCTGTGCTCAGCTTGGGCTGCTGGGCACGGCTCTGAGGCGACCCCTCCCACTGGCATTCATGGGGATCCCCTCTCCAGGGAGTGCTGGGGACCATGGCATGGGCACACCGCCAGAGCGGGGCAGAATGGGAAGTGATGTGCCCTGATGAATCAGCAGAGAGCTCAGCAACAAGCACCTCCATGCTGTGCTCCTGGGTCCCTGTGCTGGCTGGGGGCCGCAGcaaggctggggaaggagctcTTACTGGTGTTGCTTCCTGACAGcttcagctccagctcctgcaccTGCCTGACCAGCAGCGAGATGTGCTGGAGCATGTCCTTGTTCTGCAGCAAGAGCTGGTGCACACGCGCCTGGGCCTCCAGCCgagctgctgcctctgcagccAGCTGGTCCTTCAGCAAGTGAACCTGCCGGACAGACATGGAGACGCAGCGAGTGGGTGTGTGCCAGGACAGGCTGCCTGCGCCGAGCCAGGCGTCCAAGCCTGGAGTTCCAGCCTACTGCAAGAGTGAGATTCACGCACCCCGCCCGCGCCCCCAGCCTGCTGCTAGAGCAAGCCCGCCCGTAGCCTCAGCCTGCAGTGTCTCCAGTCAGACGCCCACTCCCCTTAGTCTCCTGTTCTCTCAGCCAGGCACAGCGGTGGTTGTCGGCAGAGCGGGAGCTCGGGCCCAGCCCAGAGAGACTCTCCCCCGGGAGCCATCCCAGTGTTGGGAGCTGTTACTCTGGGCTGGGGAATCTCGCCAGTTGCTCTGCTCTGGGACAGCAAGCACGAGaaggtgggagagagggagagatttatACTGATCTGCAGAAGTCCTGGACCCACAAAGCTCTTCCAGACTTTGCCCAGAGTGCTGGTAAGTCTGTTCCCCATTCCAGTCTCACAGGGACCCTGCAGCCACAGGGCAGCATGGGACATGCTAGCATCTGTCCCGTCCCCACTGTATCCAGCATGGAGCCCCTTCTGCTTCATATCAGGGAGCCGAGCCATGGGACAGATCTGTCTGGCCCAAGCAGAGAGACACTCCCACAGAGGCTGTGTTGAGACTGGGCAGGGGAAGCAGGAGCACTGGCATCTGCTGGCAGTGATGGAATTACAGTTTAAAGCTGCAGGCACCAAGGTGTGCTGTCaggagcaggggagctggaagTTGCCAGTGGGACAGCTGCCTGTCCCCACATAAAGGGGCAGCCCCGTGGTTTACAGAGGCTGTTCAGCTGCAGGTGAGGCCCAGGCTAGCTCATCTTGAGATAGACTCTCCCTGGAACCCTAACCATGGCTCTCTGGAGCCACCAGTGAAACAAGTATCTCTGGATGTGTCCACATTGCAGCTAGGCACCGGCCATTTGCAATGTAGATGCTGGGATCTTGCATCCTCTCATCtttcagggtcctagagcccagactccagcccaagcccaaatgtctacaatgaaaacagccccttagcctggcCCTGCAACCTgtgtcagctggcacgggccggCTGTGgggttttaactgcagtgtagacagacccactGAGACCTGAAGCTGATTCCCCCCTGCAGCAGCATGCCCTGACCTCTAGGTCCATGGCCAACCCTGAGCATCGGAGAATGTGGGGCCCTGCTCCAGAAGAGCCCTGCCCAGGCCATGGCAGTCCGAACAATTTCTGGCTGCATTTACATTTCTGCTGAGCTGTGCTGCCCTGATTGAGGGTCGTAGCCGGGCCAGGCCCCTGCCCTGGAGACAAGGGCAGTTGATACCCATGATATTTCACTGGCCCACGCACCACACAGAGCAAACAAGCACTCAGCTCTCATCAGGTGCGAGACCTAGACAGTAGGGTCAGTACACGCTGCACACATTAGCCAGCCCCTGGACTGTCAATCCTAGTAGGCTGGCCGGGCCGGGCTAGGCTGTGTGCCCCTCTGGCCCCTGGGGTGTGGCGTCCCATTGTGTGCCTCCACACAGTGGAGCCAGCAGTGCTGGGGGCTGTTTGTGCTGCCTGCCTCTGCCGATAGCACAGGGGATTGGCTTGCAGCACAGTGAGGTTCCCGGAGCGCTATGTGCGAGTCACTGCACAGGCAGCTGGGCCAGGGGCAGGTCATGTGGTGTGAGGAAGGATGTCTGTGGGTTCCCCGATGGCCCTGGCAGAGTGCCTGTGGGGGGcagctctactccttccttcaGTCCCACAGCTCTCGCTGTCTCCCTGACTTCTCTTCCTAGCTGCTCCCCCTCAAACTGACCGGTGCCGTGGCCCAACTGGATCTGCCAGGCCCTCTCGCTCCCTGCGGACTGTCCCTGATGAATTCCTTCCCCCACCCGGGGTGACCTTGGGCTCTCTCCTCCTGTGATACCTGACTCCCACCCCTCAACCCTGGCTAAAATCAGACCTATCCCCTTGTCCAGGCCCACACCGAGGCCCGCCTGCATCACCATAACCCAATGGCCACTTGTCACTCCAGCCATTCAGAACACAGCTACCGTCCCTCCATCTCCACCCAGTTTCAGACCCCCTCCTCTGCCTGCTCCTCCCTTCCTGCATCAAGGCCTAGCAACTTGGCTTTGCCATCAGGACTCTGCCACTTCTGGCTTATTCACCACTGTCCATTTCCACCCCACCCTTTCCAGCACACCAGCCTCTCACACAAACCCCTCCACATGGCCCCCTGTGCACGTGCTGCCACCTGGACAGCCCCGCGCCCCGCTCGTCTTTGGCATGCCGGGGTAATAACCACCATGCGGGCAGCACCTGGGCCACGGCCACTTGTGTCTGTTGCGTCTGCTGCTGCAGAAGCTGCCGGAGAAGCTGCATTTGGTGATGAGTGGAGAGGGGAGTCCCCAGGTCCGGCAGCTGGGACGAGGAGGGGAGCAGCAGCTTGGGCGATGCAGTCAGGATACTCTCGGGGTGGAGGGAGCCCTGGAAAATATAGAGAAAAGTAAAGCTTGACTcactctgcgtgctgcccctcaACGTTCCACAGACACTCCAGTAACTCGCTCCCGGCCGAGCCGAGACCCCTGCGGGCCGGGCGGGTCAGTGCCTCATTCTCTGTACTCCCCTGGCCCCGTCTGTCTGTAGCCATCTATTTCAATTGTCAGCTCTCTGGGCCAGGGACTGTAGCCCAGACCTGCAGGGCTATatagtgcctaactcccacacCAGTGCACACCAACGAGACCTCCTGTGTGCGAGAACAGCATTAATAGCTAATCACAATGACAACACTAACCCTTACCAGTCACACAGCTCTGCAATTCCAAATCATCACACAGCTGTAGATTAATGCGTTTGAGCCAGAACAGCCGTAGGGAGCTTAGGCTCTAACCTCTGACTTCAGTGCAAGCTAGGAGCCTAAGGAACTGACCTTCCTGGGCAGCAGCTCTGTCCTCCAGCTGTGCGCAGAGCAGCCCACTGGCCAGGCCAGCAGGAGGCAGACACCCTGTAACAGACTGTGACACCTAGATGCtcactctccctgctgctggggccGGCTCTGGGCTTAGGCTGACTTTGCTCCAGCAGGTGCTCACTGCTGCCCCCTGAACAGCCACTCAGCCTGGTGAGCTGCCCTGAGCATGATGCTCTCAACCTGGGTCACCTGTGTGCACAGAGCCAGTGGCCACCAACACATGCTCCAaagccagagccagaagggtgGTCCCAACCTCACTTGTGGTGGGTGGAGGTCAGAGATTTGCACCTCGGCTCACAGCCTTGCCCTAGCTGCTGGCAGCTGccagggttgggggcaggaggccGCTCCCTGTGTGAGCCCTCCTCAGCAACCCGTTTCTTCACCTTCTGGCTTGTGAGCCCTTGGATTCCCTGGGTTGAGTCTTCTGACTTTCTTCTGCAACCCGGGAGGCCAGAAGCTTCCTCTTCTGAACAAATGGAAACTGAGACTGCCATGTATTCACGGgcctccaagagctggggctttacaaACACACCAAATAGCGAGAGACTAGTGATAAAATAGCAAGAGCTGGCACCACTGGCAAGATGCTCCCTGGGGGACTGGCTCCCAGACAGGCTCTTGATGTCTCACGGCTATGTGTAATACCAACACACTCAGTTGTTGGAGGACGGGATCAAACATAGCTCTTTTAGCCAAGGCTGTAACTAGCTCATCactctctagctcagtggttctcaaccaggagcaCTCCTGGAGtacccagaggtcttccagggggtacatcaactcatctaagtcagtgtttctcaacctgggggttgtgGGATGGGTTGGAGGGGGTCACAAATGCGGGGCTGGCTTTGGGGGGTAGACACCACGCCATAGGGGGCCCTGTAATGCTGTAACATGCTTCAGTACCTGGAAGCAGGGCTCAGGTTCCaggggtacagcagtctggaaaagttgagaactGCTACTCTAGCTGGTGTAGGTGCCACAAGAgtgggacagagtgccacaccaagcagACTTGGATCACATAGGCAGTGCCCTGACTCTTCATGCCAGCCACTCTGTTGGCTCCGTGACATGCTACGTCGCACCATTCCTCTCTCCTCTGGCACTTTGGGCAGCAGTGggactgccctgccccgccctgggTGGAGCAGAAGGCCCCCAGCCTTAGAGGAGCCATACGAGTCTTACCTCCCCTAACCCCATGGCACCCGACTAATGACACAGGGTTTAAGCCTCAATGTACTTGGCCTTACTCACAAGAGGCTCACTGCTGGGAGCACTGGTGCAAAGGGCTTCACTGCTGCTGATGTGTTGGGAGAGCGGTTCTAAGCAGCACAGTGCAGCGGTCGCAGGCTCAGACCCCCAACACAAGGGAAGGGGAGAGCCAGGAATGACGGGGGGGCCACTGGCAGAGCCCAGCAGAGCCGTGTGGTCATGAGCTGGGGTTTCACATGGCGCTTTCCCTACCAGACAAACCACATAGCCGGCTACGTTGGCGCCATGAACACAGGGCCCATGTACCTGCACCCCGACTGTTCAGCTCTCACTCCCCGAGGGTAGCCATTCTAGGGGATGCAGTGCAGGCAGGAGCGATGGAATTGTCCCTTCATCAGCACCTCTCCGTGTGCCAGAGCACTGCCAGCTGACAGAGAAGGACTCGGGCCCACtggctagagcaggggactggaaacCAGGACGTCTGActtctattcccagcactgctACCAGCTTGTCATATGAGCCACTGCCTGCTCCATGCCTCGGCTTCCCCACACTCCAGTGGGTACTCACGTACCTTGGATGGGGTTTGTTTGACTGAATTGGTGCAAGCTTGTACACTGCTGTGTGATCTCCGAGAagaggggccaggggaggggagaggattaTCATCCTGGGGAGCCCCTGGTTCTCTGAACCCCCCTTGCAAGATGGTGCTCTGGCCAACTCTTCCCTCGCCATGACACTCACACAGTCCTGATGTGCCCTGGCCAAGGACCTAGCTCAGCTTTGGCAGGGCTGAGCGGGTGGGACAAATGCACAGGACCACAGCCTAGGCGGGTTAGCGGCTGCCTACTTGCAGGGACGGCTCTGGGATGCTCGGAGTCTCTGCAGGGCAAGTGGAAAGCTGATGTCCTAGGTTGTGCTGGGGACCCAACAGAGGGGTGGTTGTTGCCTGGTCTCTGAAGCACAAGCAGAACTCCTGGATAAAGAGCGACTCTGCTCTGCTGGCCTCTGACACCGGCCAGACGTGCTGGGTTAATGCACCAGGCGATTCTCTCCTGCCAGCAGCTGGGCACTGCCTGCACGGGCTGTGTGGTCAGGCAGAGGGAGACGCAGCTCCACTCCTGCTGCTTTCCCTGGGAAACCAACATTGCTCTGTTCCCAGGAAATGCCACAGCCAACAGGAGCGAGGGGGTGACACAGGGACCAGTTTGTGTCTGGACTGCAGCAGCGCAGGGCACAGGGGAGAGGCTGAGCCCTTGGGGGGTTCCAGGGGAGAACAGGATGAGGGGGAGCCAGTGACTATGAGCTTCTTTTATCGTTGGGGGCTAACTGGAGGGGTGGGGCGGTTTCTGCCCCACTGGGAGATGGGATCAAGGAAGGGCCACTGCCCCTAACAGTGAGTAATGGAGCATGATAGCTGGACTCCCgccctgcactgcccctgcccagcacagCCCACAGCAAGAGCCGGGCACTGCCACCCTCAAGGACCGGAGCTGTGTCTGCCACCTGCAGAACCACAGCCTGTGTCCTCAGGGCTCAGTACCTCCCGGGGTTTTCAGAGCTCTGCGCTGACCGGCAATGGGGaaaggtgtgtgtttgctggagACACTGTGGTGCCTAGGTTCCCCCTCTCTGGGTGTGGGGCACACAAACTAGCTCTTAACGTTAGAGTGCACAGAGGGGAGTGAACCTGGCCTTCCTCAGGGCCCCAGCGGGGCGGCTCAGGGAAGAGGCATTCCCCATGTTGTGGccagcccctcagctccccttGTTAATGCCCTGGCAGTGCGGGGTGGATGCCAGCTGCCGCCATGAGGACACATGCTGTTGTACCAGCTTCACGCCGTGGTTCCCCCATCTGATCACCCCCACAGAGCTGCCACAGGCTGTTCTAACCCCATATCTAGACATGAGCTCCCTCCCTACCCCACTGGAGGGCAGTGTGAAACCCAAAGGTTCCtttgagctggggtgggggcagtgaccCTCATGTGAGCCACAGGGGGAGAGTgtggggagctctggggctgctgtggggagagagcagGGCACCCCCAGGCACAGACCCACATCCTGCTCCCGAAGCCACAGAGCAAAGCTGCCTGGACACACGCTCGGGAAACCATGCTATCTGGGGGGACCCTGGGCCTGTACCACGGCTCAAAGACCTCTTTTGGGGCTGGCATACCTTGGTGTCCAGAGAGTGCCCGGAGTCGTTCCTCACGGCGTCGAGGTCCGTCACCCCCCGGCTGAACTCCAGGGTGCTGCTCCCTGGCGGAGGGATCTCCACTGCATCGATATCGGTCTCCTCTGTGGGGGCAGCTGCCTTCTCAGCTCTGGCTGGGTGGCAGGCTGGGAGGATGCATCAATGGCATGGTCAGAGGTGAGAGGGGACAATGGCAACActaccccagcccagctccctgggctgagagAACGTTGGCCTGGCTAGCAGACAAGGCCCATTCCTCCTTGTGGGGGAAGCACCTGCACACCTGCCATGGGTCACGCATCCCTAGCAGGCAGCCCTGTGTGCACAGAGCTAAGGAGACACTCCAAATACCCTGAGGCCTAGGGGAAAGTGCACTCGGGTCTGAGCCAGGGAATCTGGGCCCATCTCTTCTACTGGTGAAGGTCAATATTTCTGTGCAGTTCTCAGCCCTCTTTCCTGCCCTAGGTCTCACCCCCAAGGGGGCAGGCAagtatcacccccattttacaaacaaggTACCTGACTGGTCACTGAAGGCACAGCTGGGACCAGAACTCATCTCTCTAATATGGGAGACCCAAAACTCACCCACTTTGCTATAGTGCCTTTCAGAATGAATTTGTCAAGTCTATGTGCCTAGCTATACTCTCTCACCACTAGACTGCACTCTGCTCCTAGAACCAGGAACAGTGCAACAGACTGCAGCCTCTCCTCTGCCGCCGCCTCAGATTTCAGCTCCACTGTCCCCTGTCCCATTTTATAGTCACCCCATCCTGGTCCCACTATGATCCTGGCGCTGGCCAGGTATCATCCAGGAAGAGAAAGCCTGACACCAAGGAGGCTCTCTGGGACCAGGGGGCTGTTTACCCCAACTCTTTCATGCACACCGGGGCAGTCCTTTGGACTTTGCCTGCTAGCTCCCTCCCCTCTTCTCggagcagtgggtgctggtgGATATCCCCACTTGGCGCCCCCTTGAGCACATCGTTTCACTCATCCCATTCAGTTGGCCTCTGTTCTTCCCAGCTGAGGGCGAAACCGTTGTCAGTCTCAGTGAGGGAGTCATTTGACTGGCCCCAATGACTTATGCTGAAGTTGATGGCCACATGCAAACATTGCAAAAGTGTAAATTAGCTCATTAACTAATTTGCACCACATGACAGGCACAGAGCTGCAGGAGCCCATGGCTGGGGTTTGCTCAGCTGTGCCGGAGGTCAAAAGAACTCTTGTGGTGAAGGGGCTGCAGATCAACAGATCTAAACTGCGTCCTGAGAACATCTCCCCAGAATTGGAGGGTTTGGCCCAGTGACTGTGATAGCAGCTCATTGTGCAGGGCAGCAGCATCCCCTGGGACAAAGGGCAGCCTGTCTCCACCTTCCTGCCAAGCTGCCAACTGCCCGGTTGGTAACATGGACCCTGAGCTCGGTGGTGGGGGCAGTGAGGGACAGAATGGGTTCATGCGGAAGGGAATGGGCAGAGAAAGGAAAACGCCTAATACCTGTATGCCCATATGGTCTCCGAGGGACTCCCTATACTCAGCCTTTCCGGTCCCCAGGCTGGAGCACATGGCATAGCTCGGGGTGGCCAagcttactgaccctctgaggcacatatgacaatcttcaaaTGTTTGGGAGCCAGGGCGTGCCTGTTGGGGCTTGGTtcggccccactcctgctgaagccccaagccctggctgaTGTGCCCTgtgaggctgaagccctgagccccccctctctgctgggcagaagccagaggcgACACATGTGGGGTCACATACCCCCCTTGATTTTTGCCAGGATTTGCTAGCCCCACTCGGTCACATGGTGacccctccctgcatggcagccgctggagctggcaagctgggagctgcggcCTGGGGAGAAGCAGCGGCTaagagctgggagctgcagggggagctgctgcttttgctggtgCCTCTCCATGTGGAcctaacacctgggagctgcagggtggggctgctgAGAGTAAGAGGGAGGGTGTGCCTGGAGCCTGTGACTCAAGCTGTTGAGTGGAGGCCTAACCTTGAAATTGTGCCCCCCaccactctcagcaggcaccagtcccCTAGGCAGAAGCTCCTAGTCCCACCACCCCGCTGCAGGGCAGAATCCCCAAGGCCCTCCTCCCGCCAGTCTGGTAGGCGGAGAATGGGGGTGAAGTATGGCATCACAGCCAATCAGTGGGGCAGAAGTCTCCCCCAGTCCGGAGCTTTGTGGGGCCCTTTGTGAGACAGAGCTTTGCTGGCCCCCTTCTGCAATCATTCAGGTGAGCT
This genomic window from Dermochelys coriacea isolate rDerCor1 chromosome 8, rDerCor1.pri.v4, whole genome shotgun sequence contains:
- the LOC119860138 gene encoding carboxyl-terminal PDZ ligand of neuronal nitric oxide synthase protein isoform X7, translated to MPGKSRYNLVDDRHDLRVPLHNEDAFQHGIRFEAKYIGSLDVPRPNSRVEIVTAMRRIRYEFKAKNIKKKKVSLLVSVDGVKVLLKKKKKMPSLQKREWTWDESKMLVMQDPIYRIFYVSHDSQDLKIFSYIARDGSSNVFRCNVFKSKKKSQAMRIVRTVGQAFEVCHKLSLQHTQQDADGQEDGDSEDVDGAACHPARAEKAAAPTEETDIDAVEIPPPGSSTLEFSRGVTDLDAVRNDSGHSLDTKGSLHPESILTASPKLLLPSSSQLPDLGTPLSTHHQMQLLRQLLQQQTQQTQVAVAQVHLLKDQLAAEAAARLEAQARVHQLLLQNKDMLQHISLLVRQVQELELKLSGSNTIGSQDSLLEITYRCNALPVLCDPTTPKPEDLHLPLLGPSPDSAHALGSPIGRSDCLVKLEYFRFPPGTASPSEPLLGSLELIKFRESGIASEYESNTDESEEHDSWAQEEPLRLLNVRHKQGLGDSLDDEIAV
- the LOC119860138 gene encoding carboxyl-terminal PDZ ligand of neuronal nitric oxide synthase protein isoform X8, whose protein sequence is MPGKSRYNLVDDRHDLRVPLHNEDAFQHGIRFEAKYIGSLDVPRPNSRVEIVTAMRRIRYEFKAKNIKKKKVSLLVSVDGVKVLLKKKKKKREWTWDESKMLVMQDPIYRIFYVSHDSQDLKIFSYIARDGSSNVFRCNVFKSKKKSQAMRIVRTVGQAFEVCHKLSLQHTQQDADGQEDGDSEDVDGAACHPARAEKAAAPTEETDIDAVEIPPPGSSTLEFSRGVTDLDAVRNDSGHSLDTKGSLHPESILTASPKLLLPSSSQLPDLGTPLSTHHQMQLLRQLLQQQTQQTQVAVAQVHLLKDQLAAEAAARLEAQARVHQLLLQNKDMLQHISLLVRQVQELELKLSGSNTIGSQDSLLEITYRCNALPVLCDPTTPKPEDLHLPLLGPSPDSAHALGSPIGRSDCLVKLEYFRFPPGTASPSEPLLGSLELIKFRESGIASEYESNTDESEEHDSWAQEEPLRLLNVRHKQGLGDSLDDEIAV
- the LOC119860138 gene encoding carboxyl-terminal PDZ ligand of neuronal nitric oxide synthase protein isoform X9; protein product: MPGKSRYNLVDDRHDLRVPLHNEDAFQHGIRFEAKYIGSLDVPRPNSRVEIVTAMRRIRYEFKAKNIKKKKVSLLVSVDGVKVLLKKKKKKREWTWDESKMLVMQDPIYRIFYVSHDSQDLKIFSYIARDGSSNVFRCNVFKSKKKSQAMRIVRTVGQAFEVCHKLSLQHTQQDADGQEDGDSEDVDGAACHPARAEKAAAPTEETDIDAVEIPPPGSSTLEFSRGVTDLDAVRNDSGHSLDTKGSLHPESILTASPKLLLPSSSQLPDLGTPLSTHHQMQLLRQLLQQQTQQTQVAVAQVHLLKDQLAAEAAARLEAQARVHQLLLQNKDMLQHISLLVRQVQELELKLSGSNTSSQDSLLEITYRCNALPVLCDPTTPKPEDLHLPLLGPSPDSAHALGSPIGRSDCLVKLEYFRFPPGTASPSEPLLGSLELIKFRESGIASEYESNTDESEEHDSWAQEEPLRLLNVRHKQGLGDSLDDEIAV
- the LOC119860138 gene encoding carboxyl-terminal PDZ ligand of neuronal nitric oxide synthase protein isoform X10 encodes the protein MPGKSRYNLVDDRHDLRVPLHNEDAFQHGIRFEAKYIGSLDVPRPNSRVEIVTAMRRIRKREWTWDESKMLVMQDPIYRIFYVSHDSQDLKIFSYIARDGSSNVFRCNVFKSKKKSQAMRIVRTVGQAFEVCHKLSLQHTQQDADGQEDGDSEDVDGAACHPARAEKAAAPTEETDIDAVEIPPPGSSTLEFSRGVTDLDAVRNDSGHSLDTKGSLHPESILTASPKLLLPSSSQLPDLGTPLSTHHQMQLLRQLLQQQTQQTQVAVAQVHLLKDQLAAEAAARLEAQARVHQLLLQNKDMLQHISLLVRQVQELELKLSGSNTIGSQDSLLEITYRCNALPVLCDPTTPKPEDLHLPLLGPSPDSAHALGSPIGRSDCLVKLEYFRFPPGTASPSEPLLGSLELIKFRESGIASEYESNTDESEEHDSWAQEEPLRLLNVRHKQGLGDSLDDEIAV